From Halobacillus sp. Marseille-Q1614, the proteins below share one genomic window:
- a CDS encoding DedA family protein, producing the protein MEDWLMGIINNYGYMGILVLIALENIFPPVPSEVILTFGGFVTTTSNLSIFGVVMASTAGSVLGAVVLYGIGLLLSVERLERIIEKWGHILRLTKQDVRKADKWFDRYGPWTVFFCRFVPLIRSLISIPAGMSKMNVAVFFVFTTLGTLIWNVVLVYLGASVGESWEEIVGYMDVYSKFIYTILAVLIVVLVVMYIKKRR; encoded by the coding sequence ATGGAAGATTGGTTAATGGGAATTATTAATAATTATGGATATATGGGAATTCTAGTTCTGATCGCGCTTGAAAATATTTTTCCACCGGTGCCTTCAGAAGTTATTTTAACCTTTGGAGGTTTTGTCACTACTACATCTAATTTGAGTATCTTTGGAGTAGTGATGGCCTCTACAGCCGGATCGGTTCTTGGGGCAGTAGTACTTTATGGGATCGGCCTGCTGCTAAGTGTAGAAAGGCTTGAAAGGATAATTGAGAAGTGGGGGCATATTCTGAGACTGACGAAACAGGATGTGCGCAAAGCGGACAAGTGGTTTGACCGTTATGGGCCGTGGACCGTTTTCTTCTGCAGGTTTGTCCCGTTAATCAGGAGCCTGATTTCGATCCCTGCAGGTATGTCTAAGATGAATGTGGCAGTTTTCTTTGTTTTTACAACACTGGGAACTCTGATATGGAATGTAGTTCTCGTCTATTTAGGGGCCTCGGTCGGCGAGTCGTGGGAAGAAATTGTCGGCTACATGGATGTATATTCGAAATTCATTTATACGATATTGGCTGTTCTCATTGTGGTTCTAGTTGTAATGTATATAAAAAAGAGAAGATAA
- a CDS encoding MFS transporter produces the protein MRNQSYVTLMSAQAISSIGDWLSIVAVITLVGLKWEASPMQVSLVFLCLAVPMALLGPVAGMMADRFNRKGLMIGSDLVRAGLILMLSFAETLWMIYLCLFVIGLFSALFVPAKNGKLKEVVGDGEMKSAMSITSMIDSTTKVMGPLLSGVLVAAFGAQIVFIIDSATFILSAALLFFLPKSSCSREIERETEEVKGSFKKDILIGFSFIKSNRFMLVGMFFLGMSMLVLQLSDSQIIVLLRQLTSPSPDLFGYAVTAAGVGMFLSGLVLTKKTDYTPFSLMLLGVCGIGLSFGMMALLTYFDMGNSIVWVPLTALSAGFTAALVFVPFQAAVQVDTPVHMTGRVFGVINSVMTTATIIGPLLGGWLSTVMGVIPTFIITGLLLLLIAFSGWVTKQRIERREENVSESQRGTSEAAAK, from the coding sequence TTGAGAAACCAAAGCTATGTAACCCTGATGTCGGCTCAAGCGATTTCGAGTATTGGTGACTGGTTGAGTATTGTAGCTGTAATTACTCTTGTCGGTTTAAAGTGGGAAGCTAGTCCGATGCAAGTTTCACTCGTTTTCTTATGTTTGGCAGTGCCGATGGCATTGTTAGGACCTGTAGCAGGGATGATGGCCGATCGATTTAACCGTAAGGGGTTGATGATCGGGAGTGACTTAGTTCGCGCAGGGTTGATTCTCATGCTCTCGTTCGCTGAAACGCTGTGGATGATATACTTATGTTTGTTTGTGATCGGCTTATTTTCAGCACTGTTTGTTCCTGCGAAAAATGGAAAGTTGAAAGAAGTAGTTGGGGATGGTGAAATGAAAAGTGCGATGTCCATAACCTCGATGATCGATTCTACTACAAAGGTTATGGGTCCGCTGTTAAGCGGGGTTCTTGTAGCTGCATTTGGAGCACAAATCGTTTTTATCATTGATTCAGCTACTTTTATTCTTTCAGCTGCTCTTTTGTTTTTCTTGCCAAAATCCTCCTGCTCAAGGGAAATTGAACGAGAAACAGAAGAGGTTAAGGGTTCTTTCAAAAAAGATATATTAATTGGATTCTCCTTTATTAAATCAAACCGGTTTATGCTGGTGGGAATGTTCTTTTTAGGGATGAGTATGCTGGTGTTACAGCTATCTGATTCTCAAATAATCGTACTTTTAAGGCAGCTTACTTCACCTTCCCCGGATTTATTTGGCTATGCAGTTACAGCTGCTGGGGTTGGGATGTTTTTATCGGGCCTTGTGCTTACTAAAAAAACGGATTACACCCCTTTTTCCCTCATGCTTCTCGGTGTTTGTGGAATCGGACTCAGTTTTGGTATGATGGCTTTATTGACATACTTTGATATGGGAAATTCAATTGTATGGGTTCCTTTAACGGCATTATCAGCTGGTTTTACAGCGGCATTAGTATTTGTACCTTTCCAGGCTGCTGTACAAGTGGATACACCTGTTCATATGACTGGCCGAGTGTTTGGAGTCATAAACAGTGTGATGACAACGGCAACGATAATAGGACCTTTACTCGGGGGCTGGCTCTCTACAGTAATGGGAGTCATTCCAACGTTTATCATTACAGGGTTGCTTCTGCTTTTGATCGCATTTAGCGGATGGGTAACCAAACAAAGAATAGAGCGGAGGGAAGAAAATGTCTCCGAAAGTCAGCGAGGAACATCTGAGGCAGCGGCGAAATAA
- a CDS encoding bifunctional transcriptional activator/DNA repair enzyme AdaA has protein sequence MLTLEVEKEYYQALLDRKAEYEGVFFAGVKTTGVFCRPTCPARKPKFENCEFFETAEQALLASFRPCRRCRPLSHPDHVSEVVRTLVDAVEKEPEKRWKDEDLQAFSIDPSTARRQFKKRFGMTFVEYSRARRMGMAFKQIRSGHSVIDTQITTGYESSSGFRDAFSNIMGAPPGLQEECNVLKASWIDTKLGPMVAVADDQALYLLEFVQRRGLEREIELLRQKTKSAIIPGSTKILHSIEKELTDYFEGSLTAFKTPIHMLGSPFQQQVWNALREIPAGVTRSYAEVAASLEKPSAYRAVASANGANQLAIIIPCHRVINSNGELGGYGGGLPRKRWMIQHERKIRLITEN, from the coding sequence ATGCTTACTTTAGAAGTCGAAAAAGAATACTACCAGGCATTACTTGATCGAAAAGCAGAATATGAAGGGGTCTTTTTTGCAGGGGTAAAGACGACAGGTGTCTTCTGCCGGCCAACCTGTCCTGCAAGAAAGCCAAAATTCGAAAACTGTGAGTTTTTTGAAACGGCAGAACAAGCTCTTCTTGCTTCGTTTCGTCCCTGCAGACGTTGCCGGCCTCTCTCACATCCAGACCATGTTTCCGAGGTTGTACGAACTTTAGTGGATGCGGTGGAAAAAGAACCGGAGAAGCGATGGAAAGACGAAGATCTTCAGGCTTTTTCCATTGATCCTTCAACGGCCAGAAGACAATTCAAAAAAAGGTTTGGTATGACTTTTGTGGAATATTCAAGGGCTAGACGAATGGGAATGGCTTTTAAACAGATAAGATCCGGCCATTCCGTAATTGATACCCAGATTACAACGGGTTATGAATCCAGCAGCGGGTTCAGGGACGCGTTTTCTAATATAATGGGAGCACCGCCCGGGCTCCAAGAGGAGTGTAACGTACTGAAGGCTTCCTGGATTGATACAAAGCTTGGCCCTATGGTAGCTGTTGCAGATGACCAGGCTCTATATTTATTAGAATTTGTACAGCGGCGAGGGCTGGAGCGAGAAATCGAACTCTTGCGGCAAAAGACAAAGTCGGCAATCATTCCAGGCTCCACAAAAATCTTGCATTCCATTGAAAAAGAGCTGACTGACTACTTTGAAGGAAGCTTAACGGCGTTTAAAACGCCTATACACATGCTGGGCTCTCCATTTCAACAACAAGTATGGAACGCATTGAGGGAGATACCTGCAGGGGTGACCCGTTCATATGCAGAGGTGGCTGCATCGCTGGAAAAACCTTCTGCTTATCGTGCTGTCGCAAGTGCAAATGGAGCTAATCAACTGGCCATTATCATTCCCTGCCATAGAGTAATTAACTCAAATGGAGAATTGGGAGGATATGGCGGAGGACTGCCGAGGAAAAGATGGATGATCCAGCATGAACGAAAGATAAGGTTGATAACTGAAAATTAA
- a CDS encoding TerC family protein produces MDISLLMEYGWVLLILIGLEGILAADNALVIATMVKHLPEEKRKKALFYGLAGAFIFRFGSLFVISYLVHIWQVQAIGAIYLIGIAAYHLLKKHVLKPKVKEAKSVKKGSSFWGTVIKVELADIAFAVDSILAAVALAVTLPVTSMPEIGGMDGGHFAVILAGGIIGLVIMRFAASYFVGLIDRRPGLETAAYLIVAWVGVKLAVYTLAHPELAVLAEGFAKSVPWKITFWSVLLMIGVSGWFLSKEDKKVDTKKTAAQN; encoded by the coding sequence TTGGACATTAGTTTATTAATGGAGTATGGCTGGGTACTGCTCATTCTGATTGGGTTGGAAGGAATCTTGGCGGCTGACAATGCTCTCGTTATTGCCACGATGGTAAAGCACCTTCCCGAGGAAAAAAGAAAGAAAGCCTTATTTTATGGTTTAGCCGGCGCGTTTATCTTCCGCTTCGGCTCACTGTTTGTCATTTCTTACCTTGTACACATTTGGCAGGTGCAGGCCATTGGAGCCATTTACCTGATCGGTATCGCTGCTTATCACCTTTTGAAAAAACACGTTCTCAAGCCTAAGGTAAAGGAAGCTAAGTCCGTTAAAAAAGGCTCCAGCTTCTGGGGCACAGTTATTAAAGTTGAACTTGCCGACATTGCATTTGCAGTAGATTCGATCCTTGCTGCAGTTGCTCTGGCCGTTACACTTCCCGTTACGAGCATGCCAGAAATCGGCGGAATGGATGGCGGCCACTTCGCCGTCATTCTCGCTGGAGGTATTATTGGACTCGTCATTATGCGGTTTGCGGCCAGTTACTTCGTCGGCCTGATTGACCGACGTCCTGGTCTTGAAACAGCCGCTTACTTAATCGTTGCCTGGGTAGGCGTTAAGCTTGCTGTTTATACGCTCGCCCATCCGGAACTGGCCGTTTTAGCAGAAGGCTTCGCCAAGAGTGTTCCGTGGAAAATCACATTTTGGTCTGTTCTTCTTATGATTGGTGTCTCCGGCTGGTTCTTATCGAAAGAAGATAAAAAGGTCGACACGAAGAAGACTGCTGCCCAGAATTGA
- the tatC gene encoding twin-arginine translocase subunit TatC, whose amino-acid sequence MDGKNLQLIGHLEELRNRIILTLLSFIGFVVIGFIFVKPIYSWLIKDLNTKLAVLGPSEILWVYLMIAAVIAMALTIPVAAFQVWRFVSPALSRRERQITLRFIPPLFFLFLAGIAFGYLLLFPIVLGFLLSLSEGQFEMMFTADKYFRFMLSLTVPFGLLFEMPLVVLFLTRLGILNPIRLKKARKVSYFILIVVSVLITPPDFLSDVLVIVPLLLLYEISITLSSVVYKKQLKLSAEHSAA is encoded by the coding sequence GTGGATGGTAAAAACCTGCAGCTCATCGGGCATTTAGAAGAGCTTCGGAACCGGATTATTCTTACGCTCCTGTCGTTTATCGGATTTGTAGTGATTGGGTTTATTTTCGTAAAGCCTATTTACAGCTGGCTGATCAAGGATTTAAATACTAAGCTGGCAGTTCTTGGACCAAGTGAAATTCTGTGGGTTTACCTTATGATTGCTGCTGTAATTGCTATGGCTCTGACCATACCTGTGGCGGCTTTTCAAGTCTGGCGGTTCGTTTCACCCGCATTGAGCAGGAGGGAAAGGCAAATCACACTGCGATTCATCCCTCCCCTCTTCTTTCTTTTTCTGGCGGGGATAGCATTTGGCTACCTATTACTGTTTCCTATCGTGCTTGGTTTTTTATTGTCCTTGTCTGAAGGCCAGTTTGAAATGATGTTTACCGCTGATAAATATTTCCGCTTCATGCTAAGCCTTACCGTACCATTTGGACTGTTGTTTGAAATGCCGTTAGTCGTTCTGTTCCTGACACGGCTTGGGATTTTAAATCCGATACGCCTTAAAAAAGCAAGAAAGGTGTCTTACTTTATTCTGATCGTCGTATCCGTACTCATTACTCCGCCCGATTTTCTTTCAGACGTGCTGGTCATTGTACCCTTACTGCTTTTGTATGAAATCAGCATCACCTTATCGAGTGTTGTCTACAAAAAACAATTAAAGCTTTCAGCCGAACATTCAGCAGCTTAA
- a CDS encoding site-2 protease family protein, protein MFTLSDIPMFFVNFFLILPIVTLVHEAGHVFTARLFGGKIKFCIGTGKTLFNIGPLEIKKKYFMEGWCQYEALSYNKTWAHVSIYLAGSLFNLIVILIMNYLITIDVLPATLFFYQYAYFSIYFIFFSLFPYRNDDGKPSDGMAIHDVIRYGKAADPID, encoded by the coding sequence ATGTTTACTCTCAGTGATATCCCCATGTTTTTTGTGAATTTCTTTTTGATTCTGCCCATCGTAACCCTTGTCCATGAAGCAGGTCACGTATTTACGGCCAGGTTATTTGGCGGAAAAATAAAATTTTGTATAGGTACCGGAAAAACCCTTTTTAATATCGGGCCTTTAGAAATAAAGAAAAAGTATTTCATGGAGGGATGGTGCCAATATGAAGCTTTGTCCTATAACAAAACATGGGCTCATGTTTCTATTTATTTGGCAGGAAGTCTCTTTAACCTGATCGTCATATTAATTATGAATTATTTAATTACTATAGACGTATTGCCGGCGACGTTATTCTTTTATCAGTATGCCTATTTTTCTATTTACTTTATTTTCTTTTCCTTATTCCCTTATCGAAATGATGATGGAAAGCCGAGTGATGGCATGGCCATCCACGATGTCATTCGATACGGCAAAGCCGCGGATCCAATTGACTAA
- a CDS encoding TetR/AcrR family transcriptional regulator gives MSPKVSEEHLRQRRNKILTAAKRVFIEHGYERTTMKHVMEAAEVSRGGLYQYFSNKEDLYEAILEENMTQIISKNQKILAGEVDSYWNLLLQRIFGKDGQPDDEMDPLAPSNLEFFITGRNDQRRRKYGQSRYRHGFMLYADVIKAGQKKGEFSSKYDSDLVAKSIISFIDGLALDHAILPKEEIQLKKQSELFIEYLKLALHVR, from the coding sequence ATGTCTCCGAAAGTCAGCGAGGAACATCTGAGGCAGCGGCGAAATAAAATCTTAACTGCTGCGAAGCGAGTTTTCATTGAGCATGGATATGAACGAACAACGATGAAGCATGTTATGGAAGCAGCAGAGGTAAGCAGGGGAGGTCTTTACCAGTACTTCTCCAATAAAGAAGATTTATATGAAGCTATTTTAGAAGAAAACATGACACAGATAATTTCTAAAAATCAAAAGATATTGGCAGGGGAAGTTGATTCTTACTGGAATTTGCTTCTTCAGAGGATCTTCGGTAAAGATGGCCAGCCAGATGATGAAATGGATCCACTTGCTCCTAGCAATCTCGAATTCTTTATCACCGGCAGAAATGATCAACGGAGAAGAAAGTATGGACAGTCACGTTATCGTCATGGATTTATGCTTTATGCCGATGTCATAAAAGCCGGTCAAAAAAAAGGAGAATTCAGCAGCAAATATGATAGTGATTTAGTTGCTAAGTCGATTATCTCTTTTATCGACGGACTGGCCCTGGACCACGCGATCTTACCGAAGGAAGAAATACAGTTAAAGAAACAGTCTGAATTGTTTATAGAATATTTAAAATTAGCTCTTCATGTACGGTAA
- a CDS encoding alkaline phosphatase — protein sequence MTEKRSMDQLIQQLNEQTLAKDLGRRDFIHGAGKIAGISLGMVIAQSLGSVHVKAEENFTNYPFTLGVASGDPLHDSVVLWTRLAVDPLNGGGMPNRNIAVKWEIATDDHFRNVVQRGSEIAMSELAHSVHAEVENLKPDTVYYYRFKAGQDFSPTGKTKTLPAPGTPVSSLAFAFASCQQYEHGYYTAYKHMAKEELDLVFHLGDYIYEYGPNEYVAGTGNVRMHKGPEIRTLEDYRNRHAQYRSDKDLQSAHAAFPWVVTWDDHEVENNYADQIPEKGQSVEEFVKRRIAAYQAYYEHMPLRRSSMPHGPDMKLYRNFSYGDLADFYVLDTRQYRSDQANGDKSSPQTEESLDPSRTLLGEKQEKWLLDSLQQSHSQWNVLAQQIFFAKRNYGPSPEDPLYSMDGWDGYTPARERITNFAGNKNLNNLIVLTGDVHANWASNLLADFDDLKSRILGAEFVGTSITSGGNGADKRADTDRILEQNQHIKFFNDYRGYVRCEVTPSQWKTDYRVIPFVTQPGADISTRASFVYEKDQEGLKEISAAIVPQGKQSSNEVEMDRYEAHDKAHKIQSEKQKQLNLTQ from the coding sequence ATGACAGAAAAAAGATCAATGGATCAATTAATTCAGCAGCTGAATGAACAAACGTTAGCAAAAGATTTAGGCCGCAGAGATTTTATTCATGGGGCGGGAAAAATTGCCGGGATTTCTCTTGGAATGGTCATTGCCCAATCCTTAGGCAGTGTACACGTAAAAGCTGAAGAGAATTTTACAAACTATCCTTTTACACTGGGTGTAGCTTCAGGAGACCCTCTGCATGACAGTGTTGTATTATGGACGAGATTAGCTGTAGACCCGCTAAATGGCGGCGGGATGCCGAACCGCAATATTGCGGTTAAATGGGAAATAGCCACAGATGATCATTTCAGGAATGTTGTTCAAAGAGGATCAGAAATCGCTATGTCTGAATTGGCACATTCTGTCCATGCTGAGGTTGAAAACCTTAAGCCTGACACGGTTTATTACTATCGTTTTAAAGCCGGGCAGGACTTCAGTCCAACGGGCAAAACTAAAACGCTCCCGGCCCCCGGCACACCTGTATCGAGTCTTGCTTTTGCTTTTGCTTCCTGTCAGCAGTATGAACACGGCTATTACACAGCTTATAAGCATATGGCAAAAGAAGAGCTCGACCTCGTCTTTCACCTCGGAGACTATATATATGAATATGGTCCAAACGAATATGTAGCAGGCACAGGGAATGTAAGAATGCACAAAGGTCCAGAAATTAGAACATTGGAAGACTATCGAAACCGTCATGCTCAGTATCGATCCGATAAGGATCTGCAATCAGCTCATGCAGCTTTTCCATGGGTCGTCACGTGGGATGACCATGAAGTAGAAAATAATTATGCAGACCAGATTCCGGAGAAAGGACAATCTGTAGAAGAATTCGTGAAACGCAGAATTGCGGCCTACCAGGCATATTACGAGCATATGCCCCTGCGCAGATCCTCCATGCCTCATGGACCAGATATGAAATTATACCGGAACTTTTCTTACGGGGATTTAGCTGACTTTTATGTATTAGATACTCGTCAATACCGCTCGGATCAAGCCAATGGCGATAAAAGCTCTCCGCAGACTGAAGAGTCCCTTGACCCATCACGCACACTTCTCGGAGAAAAACAGGAGAAATGGCTGCTCGATAGCCTTCAGCAGTCCCACTCTCAGTGGAATGTATTGGCTCAGCAAATTTTCTTTGCTAAACGCAACTACGGGCCAAGCCCGGAAGACCCATTATACAGCATGGATGGGTGGGATGGTTACACACCAGCTCGCGAGCGGATAACCAATTTTGCCGGCAATAAAAACCTGAACAATTTAATCGTCTTAACAGGAGATGTACATGCCAACTGGGCATCTAACTTATTAGCAGATTTTGATGATTTAAAATCCCGTATTCTCGGTGCTGAGTTTGTCGGTACTTCCATCACATCCGGCGGCAATGGTGCTGATAAACGGGCAGATACAGACCGGATCCTTGAGCAGAACCAGCATATTAAATTTTTTAACGATTACCGGGGTTACGTCCGCTGCGAAGTCACTCCTTCACAGTGGAAAACAGACTACCGCGTTATTCCATTTGTAACTCAGCCGGGAGCTGATATATCTACAAGAGCATCCTTCGTTTATGAAAAAGATCAGGAAGGACTCAAGGAAATATCAGCTGCCATCGTCCCACAAGGAAAGCAGTCGTCTAATGAAGTAGAGATGGACCGCTATGAAGCCCATGATAAAGCACATAAGATCCAGTCAGAAAAACAAAAGCAGCTGAACTTAACACAATAA
- a CDS encoding alkaline phosphatase PhoX has product MNTNNMNRRDFLKAGGISTAAIALSSTGLLSFSESKALASPGSSKKGFSGYGPLVKDPGGILNLPRGFQYRIISEEGKSLSDGRPIPEKFDGMAAFPGSNNSTILVRNHELDGNTKYPVIGKNPYQKDHTGGTTTLIVGPDRKIKKEYVSSSGTIRNCAGGATPWGTWLTCEETLEEGHGYVFEVDPNDPENKLSRTPIRDMGAFSHEATAIDPATGIVYLTEDAGPSYLYRFIPNDRSQRIGALQKGGTLQAAAMEEMSADQTSEFYTGQKFGIVWKDVDPEKPTLEAGQKGCIQFSRLEGAYFEGGVFWFDDTSAGDKELGRVYRYIPSTNTLELFYESTSKNDLEMPDNICITPWGDLWIAEDGDGIDRMIGMTPEGETYVFAESRLNDSELAGPTFSANGDTFFMNIQTPGLTFAIWGPFARKNAGRRRQMGHAAPPTQYAPQLSDKLSAFAEVNGMSDLEAAAFQRHGIPIS; this is encoded by the coding sequence ATGAATACTAATAATATGAACCGACGTGATTTTTTAAAGGCAGGAGGAATTAGCACAGCAGCTATAGCTTTAAGCTCCACTGGGCTTCTATCTTTTAGTGAAAGCAAAGCGTTAGCTTCTCCTGGAAGTTCTAAGAAAGGATTTTCCGGATATGGACCGCTTGTAAAAGATCCAGGAGGTATCCTCAACCTGCCAAGAGGCTTCCAATACCGAATTATTTCTGAGGAAGGAAAATCTTTGTCTGATGGACGGCCCATCCCTGAAAAATTTGACGGCATGGCAGCTTTTCCTGGCTCCAATAACTCTACAATTCTTGTAAGAAATCATGAACTAGATGGAAATACGAAGTACCCTGTCATTGGGAAAAATCCATATCAAAAAGATCATACCGGCGGCACGACCACCCTTATCGTAGGCCCTGACCGCAAGATTAAGAAAGAGTACGTATCTTCTTCCGGGACGATACGAAATTGTGCAGGCGGCGCGACCCCTTGGGGAACGTGGCTCACATGTGAAGAAACGCTGGAAGAAGGCCATGGCTATGTCTTTGAAGTGGATCCAAACGATCCGGAAAATAAGCTGTCACGGACGCCGATTCGAGATATGGGTGCCTTTTCCCATGAAGCAACGGCGATTGATCCAGCTACAGGAATCGTTTATTTAACAGAAGATGCAGGACCAAGCTATCTGTACCGGTTTATCCCAAACGACCGCAGCCAAAGAATTGGCGCTCTTCAAAAAGGTGGTACGCTGCAGGCGGCCGCAATGGAAGAAATGAGCGCTGATCAAACGAGCGAATTCTATACCGGACAAAAATTTGGTATCGTATGGAAAGATGTGGACCCAGAAAAACCGACCTTAGAGGCCGGCCAGAAAGGCTGTATTCAATTCAGCCGTTTAGAAGGGGCTTATTTTGAAGGAGGGGTCTTCTGGTTCGATGACACATCTGCCGGCGACAAGGAATTAGGACGAGTCTACCGCTATATTCCATCGACCAATACACTCGAGCTGTTCTATGAATCAACGTCCAAGAACGATTTGGAAATGCCGGATAATATCTGTATTACCCCATGGGGAGATCTCTGGATAGCCGAAGATGGTGACGGAATTGACCGCATGATAGGAATGACACCTGAAGGAGAAACCTACGTCTTTGCGGAAAGTCGCTTGAACGATTCTGAACTGGCAGGACCAACTTTTTCAGCTAACGGAGATACCTTCTTTATGAATATTCAGACTCCCGGTCTTACTTTTGCCATCTGGGGACCTTTCGCTCGAAAAAATGCCGGCCGCAGAAGACAGATGGGACATGCAGCTCCACCTACACAATATGCACCGCAGCTATCTGATAAATTATCAGCTTTTGCAGAAGTGAATGGAATGTCCGATTTGGAAGCTGCCGCTTTTCAGCGTCATGGAATACCAATTAGCTAA
- a CDS encoding YjzC family protein: MADRYKTGEKAPESGTYEFDGLTDGRKNSNPTEDEKHVKLESGETFPPLRSSKEAAYWKKVK, translated from the coding sequence ATGGCAGATCGTTACAAGACAGGAGAAAAAGCACCAGAAAGCGGCACTTACGAATTTGACGGTTTAACAGACGGCAGAAAAAACAGCAACCCTACAGAAGATGAAAAACACGTTAAGCTTGAAAGCGGAGAAACTTTCCCGCCGCTTCGTTCCAGCAAAGAAGCAGCCTACTGGAAAAAAGTTAAATAA
- a CDS encoding DUF1206 domain-containing protein, protein MGMDTTGNMTAEQAKEEIKPWVRRLARAGYMAKGLVYSLVGLLAFMAAIGIGGKTTGTTGMLRSLAAMPLGNTLLWLIGIGLTFYIIWVFIKAIKDPTNEGTDVTGLIARTGYFVSGIIYGTLAFNAFKIAMNAGNGGGSKQSMSARLLEMPLGAWILGAVGAVTIGYGIYELYGGISQKFLNKFRVGEMSRHEKKAAKRFGTMGLTARGIVLGLIGFFIIQTALTHNPDKTRGLDGALSEVAKQPFGQVLLGLVALGLVLYGVYQMIRGRYEHMSFGKRK, encoded by the coding sequence ATGGGTATGGATACTACTGGAAATATGACAGCTGAACAGGCAAAAGAAGAAATTAAGCCATGGGTCAGACGTTTAGCGAGAGCTGGTTATATGGCGAAAGGGCTGGTTTACTCCCTTGTTGGACTTCTTGCTTTTATGGCTGCCATCGGTATAGGAGGTAAAACAACAGGAACGACTGGAATGCTTAGATCTCTAGCTGCGATGCCTTTAGGGAATACACTTTTATGGCTGATCGGAATTGGATTGACTTTTTATATTATCTGGGTATTTATTAAAGCTATTAAAGACCCGACAAACGAAGGAACAGATGTAACTGGGTTAATTGCCCGAACCGGTTATTTCGTAAGTGGAATTATTTACGGAACCCTGGCCTTTAATGCTTTTAAAATTGCAATGAATGCCGGAAACGGAGGAGGCTCCAAACAATCGATGTCCGCACGGCTTCTTGAAATGCCTTTAGGTGCGTGGATCCTCGGAGCGGTTGGGGCTGTCACTATTGGATATGGTATTTATGAATTGTATGGCGGTATCAGCCAGAAATTTTTAAATAAATTTCGAGTGGGAGAAATGAGCAGGCACGAGAAAAAAGCAGCCAAGAGATTTGGGACAATGGGGTTAACCGCACGTGGCATTGTTTTAGGCCTTATTGGTTTTTTCATCATTCAAACAGCCCTGACGCATAATCCTGATAAAACAAGAGGACTGGATGGGGCACTATCAGAAGTAGCTAAGCAGCCTTTTGGCCAGGTGCTGTTAGGTTTAGTGGCGCTAGGTTTAGTCCTCTATGGCGTATATCAAATGATTAGAGGACGTTATGAACATATGAGCTTCGGAAAACGAAAGTAA
- the tatA gene encoding twin-arginine translocase TatA/TatE family subunit: MLTNIGIPGLILILVIALIIFGPSKLPEIGRAFGKTLTEFKNASHDLISGDGKDKGQADDLSENKKQNNSAG; encoded by the coding sequence ATGCTGACAAACATTGGTATCCCAGGTTTAATTTTAATCCTGGTCATTGCCCTGATTATATTCGGACCATCTAAGCTCCCGGAAATCGGCCGTGCCTTCGGCAAAACGTTAACAGAGTTTAAAAATGCTTCCCACGACTTGATTTCTGGTGATGGAAAAGATAAGGGGCAGGCAGATGATCTTTCTGAAAACAAGAAGCAGAATAATTCAGCAGGATAG